One genomic window of Azospirillum sp. TSH100 includes the following:
- a CDS encoding TRAP transporter substrate-binding protein, whose protein sequence is MKRRAFLTSAGVGVAASTLAAPAIAQSAPEIKWRCASSFPKSLDTIYGGAEFVAKRVAELTDGKFQIRVFAAGEIVPALQVLDAVKDGTIECGHTVSYYYVGKDPTFAFDAAMPFGLNARQQNAWMSHGGGKELMAEFFATHNLVSIGAGNTGTQMGGWFRKEIKTVDDLKGLKFRIGGYAGTIMAKLGVVPQQIGGGDIYPALEKGTIDGAEFVGPYDDEKLGFQKVAKYYYYPGWWEGGPQVSMLFGKEKFESLPPAYKAALQAACADATLDMLGKYDVQNMTALKRLVASGTQLRPFPNEVMQACYQAAIEVYEDEAAKNEKFRKIYDAWKKFREEEYLWFRVAEYSFDRFVYAAPPLEKKK, encoded by the coding sequence ATGAAACGTCGTGCATTTCTGACCTCCGCCGGCGTGGGCGTCGCCGCCAGCACGCTTGCCGCCCCCGCCATCGCCCAGTCCGCGCCCGAGATCAAGTGGCGCTGCGCCTCCAGCTTCCCCAAGAGCCTCGACACCATCTATGGCGGTGCGGAGTTCGTGGCGAAGCGCGTGGCCGAGCTGACGGACGGCAAGTTCCAGATCCGCGTCTTCGCGGCTGGCGAGATCGTTCCGGCTCTCCAGGTTCTGGACGCGGTCAAGGACGGCACGATCGAGTGCGGCCACACCGTCTCCTACTATTATGTCGGCAAGGATCCGACCTTCGCCTTCGACGCGGCCATGCCCTTCGGCCTGAACGCCCGCCAGCAGAACGCCTGGATGAGCCATGGCGGCGGCAAGGAGCTGATGGCGGAGTTCTTCGCCACCCACAACCTCGTCTCCATCGGCGCCGGCAACACCGGCACCCAGATGGGCGGCTGGTTCCGCAAGGAAATCAAGACCGTCGACGACCTGAAGGGTCTGAAGTTCCGCATCGGCGGCTATGCCGGCACCATCATGGCCAAGCTGGGCGTCGTTCCGCAGCAGATCGGTGGCGGCGACATCTATCCGGCGCTGGAAAAGGGCACCATCGACGGCGCCGAGTTCGTCGGCCCCTATGACGACGAGAAGCTCGGTTTCCAGAAGGTCGCCAAGTATTACTACTATCCGGGTTGGTGGGAAGGCGGGCCGCAGGTCTCCATGCTGTTCGGCAAGGAGAAGTTCGAGTCGCTGCCGCCGGCCTACAAGGCGGCGCTCCAGGCGGCCTGCGCCGACGCCACGCTGGACATGCTGGGCAAGTACGACGTCCAGAACATGACCGCGCTGAAGCGCCTGGTCGCCAGCGGCACCCAGCTGCGTCCCTTCCCGAACGAAGTGATGCAGGCCTGCTATCAGGCCGCCATCGAGGTCTACGAGGACGAAGCGGCGAAGAACGAGAAGTTCCGCAAGATCTACGACGCGTGGAAGAAGTTCCGCGAGGAGGAGTATCTGTGGTTCCGCGTCGCCGAATACAGCTTCGACCGCTTCGTCTACGCGGCCCCGCCGCTTGAGAAGAAGAAGTAG
- a CDS encoding OpgC family protein → MTEAAMKGGTAAETGTETAARDLRLDFFRGLALWFIFVNHIPANQISWATPRNFGLSDATEIFVFISGYTAALVYGRTLERQGMPMAAAQVLHRCWTLYATYIILFFAYTTQIAYTARAFDSPLFAEEMGIAGYFQDPVTALTQAILLKFRPANLDVLPLYIVLLLGFPLLLPALRRRPLGVLAGSGALYLAARQWGWNLPTYPDGGVWYFNPFTWQFLFVLGASLQFQPDLRAALTRFRRPVAAAAGLILLASLFLTLSWKFARLHAVIPVWLTEILYPISKTDLDPLRLLHFFALVYLVLWLVPAGASWLRGPLASPVLACGRQSLNVFCLGVLLSFAGQTVLVNVSGSLSAQFLVTVLGIAAMVLMARFLNWYQSAGRARGQRVAATTKMNT, encoded by the coding sequence ATGACCGAGGCGGCCATGAAAGGCGGGACTGCGGCGGAGACCGGGACCGAGACGGCCGCACGCGACCTGCGGCTGGATTTCTTCCGTGGCCTGGCGCTGTGGTTCATTTTCGTGAACCACATTCCGGCCAACCAGATCTCCTGGGCGACGCCGCGCAATTTCGGGCTGAGCGACGCCACGGAAATCTTCGTCTTCATCTCCGGCTACACCGCGGCGCTGGTCTATGGCCGCACGCTGGAGCGGCAAGGCATGCCGATGGCGGCGGCGCAGGTGCTGCACCGCTGCTGGACGCTGTACGCCACCTACATCATCCTGTTTTTCGCCTACACCACCCAGATCGCCTATACCGCCCGCGCCTTCGACAGTCCGCTTTTCGCGGAGGAGATGGGCATCGCCGGCTATTTCCAGGATCCCGTCACCGCCCTGACCCAGGCCATCCTGCTGAAGTTCCGGCCGGCCAACCTGGACGTGCTGCCGCTCTACATCGTGCTGCTGCTGGGCTTCCCGCTGCTGCTGCCGGCCTTGCGCCGCCGTCCGCTGGGCGTGCTGGCAGGGTCCGGCGCGCTGTACCTCGCAGCTCGGCAGTGGGGATGGAACCTGCCGACCTATCCGGACGGCGGCGTCTGGTACTTCAACCCTTTCACCTGGCAGTTCCTGTTCGTGCTGGGTGCCTCGCTGCAATTCCAGCCGGACCTGCGGGCGGCGCTGACCCGCTTCCGCCGGCCGGTGGCGGCGGCGGCCGGCCTGATCCTGCTGGCCAGCCTGTTCCTGACGCTGTCCTGGAAATTCGCCCGGCTGCACGCGGTGATCCCGGTGTGGCTGACCGAGATCCTGTATCCCATCAGCAAGACCGACCTCGATCCGCTGCGCCTGCTGCATTTCTTCGCGCTGGTCTATCTGGTGCTGTGGCTGGTGCCGGCGGGAGCGTCCTGGCTGCGCGGGCCGTTGGCCTCCCCGGTGCTCGCCTGCGGCAGGCAGTCGTTGAACGTGTTCTGCCTGGGCGTGCTGCTGTCCTTCGCCGGACAGACCGTGCTGGTCAATGTCAGCGGCTCGCTTTCCGCCCAGTTCCTTGTTACCGTGCTCGGCATCGCCGCGATGGTGCTGATGGCGCGGTTCCTGAACTGGTACCAGTCGGCGGGCCGGGCGCGGGGCCAAAGGGTCGCCGCCACGACCAAGATGAACACATGA
- a CDS encoding SGNH/GDSL hydrolase family protein encodes MKSVLSSAVRALSLIAAVTLSAPAFAAEPAAGAGCHLPRSASALSVPLPQLSQRIATGTPIRIVAIGSSSTAGAGASSPDKAYPARLDHYLSERFRNADIAVLNRGVNGETDDQTEKRIETDALGAKPDLVIWQVGANTVLRDGDQGLSERSVRQGVARLRAAGVDVVLMDLQYAPKMLEKTGVAPMLARIAAIAGDTHIGLFHRFEVMRSLVETRGMTMADLIGPDGVHQNDGGYDCVARMLAAGIEDAVNVHNSGLQR; translated from the coding sequence TTGAAGTCTGTCCTGTCGTCCGCCGTCCGTGCCCTGTCGCTGATCGCCGCCGTCACCCTTTCCGCCCCGGCCTTCGCCGCCGAACCGGCAGCGGGCGCAGGCTGCCACTTGCCGCGCAGCGCCTCGGCGCTGTCGGTGCCCCTGCCGCAGTTGTCGCAGCGCATCGCGACGGGCACGCCGATCCGGATCGTCGCCATCGGATCGTCCTCCACCGCCGGGGCGGGGGCGAGTTCGCCCGACAAGGCCTATCCGGCCCGGCTCGACCATTACCTGAGCGAGCGGTTCCGCAACGCCGACATCGCGGTGCTGAACCGCGGCGTCAACGGCGAGACCGACGACCAGACCGAAAAGCGGATCGAAACCGATGCGCTGGGCGCCAAGCCCGATCTGGTGATCTGGCAGGTCGGCGCCAACACGGTGCTGCGCGACGGCGACCAGGGCTTGAGCGAACGCTCGGTGCGCCAGGGCGTGGCGCGGCTGCGCGCCGCCGGGGTCGATGTGGTGCTGATGGACCTGCAATACGCCCCGAAGATGCTGGAGAAGACCGGGGTCGCCCCGATGCTGGCCCGCATCGCCGCGATCGCCGGCGACACTCACATCGGCCTGTTCCACCGCTTCGAGGTGATGCGGTCGCTGGTGGAGACGCGCGGGATGACCATGGCCGACCTGATCGGGCCGGACGGCGTCCACCAGAACGACGGCGGCTATGACTGCGTCGCCCGCATGCTGGCGGCCGGCATCGAGGACGCGGTGAACGTCCACAACAGCGGACTTCAGCGGTAA